In one window of Aquimarina spinulae DNA:
- a CDS encoding bifunctional UDP-3-O-[3-hydroxymyristoyl] N-acetylglucosamine deacetylase/3-hydroxyacyl-ACP dehydratase, protein MSDIVVGKQRTIKKEIKLTGVGLHTGKEVTLTFKPAPENHGYAFCRIDLEGNPIIEADANYVVNTQRGTNLEKNGVSIQTSEHVLAACVGLEIDNLLIELNASEPPIMDGSSKFFIEALEQAGIVEQESEREEYIVKDVISYVDEESGSEIIVMPSDEYQVTTMVDFGTKVLGTQNASLKRLSDFKKEIADARTFSFLHELEMLLEHGLIKGGDLNNAIVYVDKELSPSTMEKLKVAFGKESIAIKPNGILDNLTLHYPNEAARHKLLDVIGDIALIGTRIRGKIIANKPGHYVNTQFAKKLSKIIKIEKRNKVPQFDLSKEPLMDINKIMGMLPHRPPFLLIDRVLEMSDKHVVGLKNVTMNEPFFVGHFPGAPVMPGVLQIEAMAQTGGILALSTVPDPENYLTYFMKIDKVKFKQQVLPGDTLIFKLELITPIRRGICHMQAFAYANGKLVTEAELMAQIVKSK, encoded by the coding sequence ATGAGTGATATTGTCGTAGGAAAACAAAGAACCATTAAAAAGGAAATAAAGCTTACAGGTGTGGGCTTACATACCGGAAAAGAAGTAACGTTAACTTTTAAACCGGCACCAGAGAATCATGGCTATGCATTTTGCAGAATTGATCTTGAAGGCAATCCTATTATTGAAGCTGATGCTAACTATGTTGTAAATACGCAACGAGGGACAAATCTAGAGAAAAACGGGGTTAGCATTCAGACATCAGAACATGTACTTGCAGCTTGTGTTGGATTAGAAATCGATAATCTTTTGATAGAATTAAACGCATCAGAACCTCCGATTATGGATGGTTCTAGTAAGTTTTTTATCGAAGCTCTGGAGCAAGCAGGAATTGTAGAACAAGAATCAGAAAGAGAAGAATACATTGTAAAAGATGTAATTTCTTATGTAGACGAAGAATCTGGTAGTGAAATTATTGTAATGCCATCTGATGAATATCAGGTGACTACAATGGTTGATTTTGGAACCAAAGTATTAGGAACTCAAAATGCTTCTTTAAAACGTCTTTCAGATTTTAAAAAGGAAATAGCAGATGCTAGAACCTTTAGCTTTCTACACGAATTAGAAATGCTGTTAGAACATGGCTTGATTAAAGGAGGAGATTTAAATAATGCTATAGTGTATGTGGATAAAGAATTAAGTCCAAGTACGATGGAAAAACTTAAAGTAGCATTTGGAAAAGAATCTATTGCTATAAAACCTAATGGTATTTTGGATAATTTAACATTACATTATCCAAACGAGGCTGCACGCCATAAATTATTAGATGTTATAGGAGATATTGCATTAATAGGAACAAGGATTAGAGGAAAAATCATAGCTAATAAACCTGGACACTATGTAAATACCCAGTTTGCTAAAAAGCTTTCTAAGATTATAAAAATAGAAAAGCGTAATAAAGTTCCTCAATTTGATCTTTCTAAAGAACCTTTAATGGATATTAATAAGATTATGGGAATGCTTCCACATAGGCCTCCTTTCTTATTAATAGACAGAGTCTTAGAAATGTCTGATAAACATGTGGTTGGTCTTAAGAATGTAACTATGAATGAGCCATTTTTTGTAGGACATTTTCCGGGAGCACCGGTAATGCCAGGAGTGCTTCAGATCGAAGCGATGGCTCAGACAGGTGGGATTTTAGCATTGAGTACAGTACCCGATCCAGAGAATTACCTTACCTATTTTATGAAAATAGATAAAGTAAAATTTAAGCAGCAAGTATTACCAGGCGATACCTTGATATTTAAATTAGAATTGATAACACCCATTCGTCGTGGTATTTGTCATATGCAGGCTTTTGCCTATGCTAATGGCAAATTAGTTACCGAAGCAGAACTTATGGCGCAAATTGTAAAATCAAAATAA
- a CDS encoding bifunctional response regulator/alkaline phosphatase family protein → MSKIKILWVDDEIDLLKPHILFLEQKNYDVTKCQSGTEALDIIDDDNFDIIFLDENMPGLSGIETLSEIKEKEDSIPVVMITKSEEEYIMEEAIGSKIADYLIKPVNPNQILLSLKKNLDNSRLVSEKTTANYQQEFRKIAMDMAMVNSYEEWSDLYQRLIYWELQLENIEDTGMFEILESQKVEANSQFCKFIDKNYPNWFDKNGEAPVMSHTLFRDKVVPEISKNQPTLLVVIDNLRYDQWKAFEPIINNYYKKEQEVSYCSILPTATQYARNSIFSGLMPSEMKKMHPDLWLDDTDEGGKNMNENEFLTAQLKRLGMDIKHEYYKITNEKSGKTLAANFKGLKDNDLTVVVYNFVDMLSHSKTEMEVIKELASNDKSYRSLTQSWFKNSPLLEMIQQAQQLGFKLLLTTDHGTINVKNPSKVIGDKNTSLNLRYKTGKSLTYERKEVLEATNPKAVHLPSINMSSSFIFAKGDYFFAYPNNYNHYVSYYRNTYQHGGVSLEEMIIPFIVLNPR, encoded by the coding sequence ATGAGTAAAATAAAGATACTTTGGGTAGATGATGAAATTGATTTGCTTAAACCACATATATTATTTTTGGAACAAAAAAACTATGACGTAACCAAGTGTCAAAGTGGAACTGAAGCATTAGATATAATAGATGATGATAATTTTGATATCATTTTTTTGGATGAAAACATGCCAGGTCTTTCTGGAATAGAGACATTATCAGAAATTAAGGAAAAAGAAGATAGTATTCCTGTAGTAATGATTACCAAAAGTGAAGAGGAATATATCATGGAAGAAGCAATTGGTAGTAAGATCGCCGATTATTTAATTAAGCCTGTTAATCCTAATCAAATACTTTTAAGTTTAAAGAAAAACTTAGACAATTCTCGTTTGGTTTCAGAAAAAACTACAGCCAACTACCAACAAGAATTTAGAAAAATAGCTATGGATATGGCTATGGTAAATTCATACGAAGAATGGTCTGATTTATATCAAAGACTAATTTACTGGGAATTACAACTAGAGAATATTGAAGATACCGGGATGTTTGAGATTTTAGAATCACAAAAAGTAGAGGCAAATTCTCAATTCTGTAAATTTATCGACAAAAATTATCCCAATTGGTTTGACAAAAATGGGGAAGCTCCGGTAATGTCTCACACTTTATTTAGAGATAAAGTAGTACCTGAAATTAGTAAAAACCAACCTACTCTTTTAGTAGTAATTGATAATCTGCGATATGATCAATGGAAAGCTTTTGAACCTATCATAAATAACTATTACAAAAAAGAGCAAGAAGTTTCATATTGTAGTATTCTTCCAACGGCAACACAATATGCCAGGAATTCAATTTTTTCTGGACTTATGCCTTCTGAAATGAAAAAAATGCATCCAGATCTCTGGTTAGACGACACAGATGAAGGAGGGAAAAACATGAATGAAAATGAATTTCTAACCGCACAATTAAAGCGATTAGGGATGGATATCAAACATGAATATTATAAAATCACTAACGAAAAATCTGGAAAAACCTTAGCTGCAAATTTCAAAGGACTAAAAGACAACGACTTAACAGTTGTAGTATATAATTTTGTGGATATGCTTTCTCATAGCAAAACAGAAATGGAAGTAATCAAGGAACTTGCCTCAAATGACAAATCATACAGGTCATTGACTCAAAGTTGGTTCAAAAATTCTCCTTTACTAGAAATGATTCAGCAAGCACAACAACTTGGGTTTAAACTACTGTTAACTACAGATCACGGTACAATAAATGTAAAAAATCCTTCTAAAGTGATAGGTGATAAAAACACAAGTCTTAATTTACGATATAAGACAGGAAAAAGTCTTACTTATGAAAGAAAGGAAGTTTTGGAAGCAACAAACCCAAAAGCGGTACATTTACCGTCAATAAATATGAGCAGTTCTTTTATTTTTGCAAAAGGAGATTATTTCTTTGCCTATCCAAATAACTATAATCATTATGTTAGTTATTACAGAAATACATATCAACATGGTGGAGTATCTTTAGAAGAAATGATCATTCCTTTTATAGTATTAAATCCTAGATAG
- a CDS encoding RNA polymerase sigma factor, whose translation MTEKTQHLTSLLNNDSKGIMNIYNLVFPRVRKFILQNKGQQQDAEDIFQKALLQITVRYRKERFEIKSSFEAYLFTSCKNLWRRELKISKNRVTNSEIIELVPAERNLALSILEQKRWELFTEKLNLISDNCKKILTLFFNNTSYEDIVKTMGYNSETVARQRVFKCKAKLSEVIKNDERYNSLKKL comes from the coding sequence ATGACGGAAAAAACGCAACACCTTACCAGTTTACTTAATAATGACTCTAAAGGAATCATGAACATCTATAACCTGGTATTTCCTAGAGTTAGAAAATTTATTCTACAAAATAAAGGACAACAACAGGATGCCGAAGATATTTTTCAAAAGGCTTTGTTGCAGATTACCGTTCGATACCGTAAAGAAAGATTTGAAATCAAGAGTAGTTTTGAAGCCTATTTATTTACCTCTTGTAAAAATTTATGGCGTAGAGAATTAAAAATTTCAAAAAACAGGGTAACAAATAGTGAAATTATTGAACTAGTACCTGCCGAACGTAATCTCGCATTATCAATTCTAGAACAAAAAAGATGGGAATTATTCACCGAAAAATTGAATTTAATCTCAGATAATTGTAAAAAAATATTAACCCTGTTTTTTAATAATACTTCTTATGAAGATATTGTAAAAACAATGGGGTATAATTCTGAAACCGTTGCCAGACAGCGTGTTTTTAAATGTAAAGCAAAATTATCTGAAGTAATCAAAAACGATGAACGCTATAATTCTCTAAAAAAACTATGA
- the lpxD gene encoding UDP-3-O-(3-hydroxymyristoyl)glucosamine N-acyltransferase encodes MKFPQTHTLQQIATIISSEYVGDSNFPILGMNEIHVVSPGDIVFVDHPKYYDKALQSAATVILINKEVECPEGKALLISDDPFRDFNILTTYFKPFKKADSLISETAKIGKNTIIQPGSFVGNNVSIGDNCIIHANVSIYDNTSIGNNVTIHAGTILGTDAFYYQKRPHGFDKLISGGRVVIEDDVDLGSSCTIDKGVTGDTIIKEGTKIDNQVHVGHDTVIGKKCLIASQVGISGCVVIEDEVTIWGQVGITSAITIGSKAIISAQSGVSKSLEANKSYFGTPADEFRKKYKEIASIRQIPDLIDKLKKNE; translated from the coding sequence ATGAAATTTCCACAAACGCATACCTTACAACAAATAGCTACTATTATATCGTCAGAGTATGTAGGGGACTCTAATTTCCCGATTTTAGGGATGAATGAAATTCATGTAGTTTCTCCAGGAGATATAGTTTTTGTTGATCACCCAAAATATTACGATAAAGCATTACAAAGTGCTGCAACAGTAATTTTGATTAATAAAGAAGTAGAATGCCCAGAAGGTAAGGCGCTCCTTATTTCTGATGATCCTTTTAGAGACTTCAACATACTTACAACATATTTCAAACCCTTCAAAAAAGCAGATTCCTTAATTTCAGAAACCGCTAAAATTGGTAAGAATACAATTATACAACCCGGTAGTTTTGTAGGAAATAATGTGAGTATTGGTGATAATTGTATTATTCATGCCAATGTAAGTATTTATGATAATACTAGTATTGGTAATAATGTTACTATACATGCAGGTACTATCTTAGGAACCGATGCTTTCTATTATCAGAAAAGACCTCACGGATTTGATAAATTAATTTCTGGAGGACGTGTAGTGATAGAGGATGATGTAGATTTAGGGTCGTCATGTACAATAGATAAGGGAGTTACCGGGGATACTATTATAAAAGAAGGGACCAAAATAGATAACCAGGTACATGTTGGTCATGATACTGTAATAGGGAAAAAATGCTTGATTGCCTCTCAAGTAGGAATTTCGGGTTGTGTTGTTATTGAAGATGAAGTAACGATCTGGGGGCAGGTAGGTATTACCAGCGCTATTACTATTGGTAGTAAAGCCATTATTTCTGCACAATCAGGAGTGAGTAAGTCATTAGAGGCTAATAAGAGTTATTTTGGTACTCCTGCAGATGAATTTAGAAAAAAATATAAGGAGATTGCGTCAATACGACAAATTCCTGATTTGATAGATAAATTGAAAAAAAATGAGTAA
- the tsaE gene encoding tRNA (adenosine(37)-N6)-threonylcarbamoyltransferase complex ATPase subunit type 1 TsaE gives MTIEYTLQDLPDVAEKIISNATSKIILFDAEMGVGKTTLIKEICKYLGVEDIISSPTYSLVNEYESNDGVIYHFDFYRIKEEEEAYQIGFEEYLDSDAWIFIEWPEKVSGLLPKNSISITINLLDNEKRILSF, from the coding sequence ATGACAATAGAATATACCTTACAGGATCTTCCTGATGTGGCAGAAAAAATAATCTCGAATGCAACAAGTAAAATAATTCTCTTTGATGCTGAGATGGGAGTTGGTAAAACTACATTAATAAAAGAAATATGTAAATATCTGGGGGTAGAAGATATCATCTCTAGCCCCACTTATTCTTTGGTAAACGAATATGAAAGCAATGATGGAGTTATATATCATTTTGATTTTTATAGAATAAAAGAAGAAGAAGAAGCATATCAAATAGGGTTTGAAGAATATTTGGACTCTGATGCATGGATATTTATAGAATGGCCCGAAAAAGTTTCAGGATTATTACCCAAAAATAGTATTAGCATTACTATTAATTTACTTGATAATGAAAAGCGTATTCTTTCATTTTAG
- the efp gene encoding elongation factor P — MASTSDIRNGLCIKYNHDIYKIIEFLHVKPGKGPAFVRTKLKSVTTGKVIDNTFSAGHKIDDVRVETHKFQYLYAEGDTFHFMNTEDYNQITLQKSSLDAPGLLKEGEVVTIIINSEDQMPLSVEMPASVILEVTATEPGVKGNTATNATKPATVETGAEVMVPLFINEGDKIKVETEKGTYKERIKE; from the coding sequence ATGGCAAGTACTAGTGACATCAGAAATGGATTGTGTATCAAATACAATCACGATATCTATAAGATTATTGAATTTTTACACGTAAAACCTGGTAAAGGCCCCGCGTTTGTAAGAACAAAACTAAAAAGCGTGACTACAGGAAAAGTGATCGATAATACATTCTCTGCAGGTCATAAAATTGATGATGTACGAGTAGAAACACATAAGTTTCAGTATTTATATGCCGAAGGTGATACTTTTCATTTTATGAATACCGAGGATTACAATCAAATTACATTACAAAAATCTAGTTTGGATGCTCCTGGTTTATTAAAAGAAGGAGAAGTGGTAACTATTATTATTAATTCTGAAGATCAAATGCCTCTTTCTGTAGAAATGCCTGCAAGCGTTATTCTTGAAGTAACAGCTACAGAACCTGGTGTTAAAGGGAATACAGCTACCAATGCTACTAAACCAGCTACTGTAGAAACCGGAGCAGAGGTAATGGTACCTCTTTTTATCAATGAAGGAGATAAAATTAAAGTTGAAACAGAAAAAGGGACGTATAAAGAAAGAATAAAAGAATAA
- a CDS encoding nuclear transport factor 2 family protein, with the protein MSKTVKDIVRSFYETDLIHNTEAFSEYLHPEIELYWNSSFGFNKKNFNDIKTMFNEMASSFETLRCEISHLIAEGNTVTIRYTYFVQTIEAPDKEEPIAHFITIWELKNDKLYRGYQISQQGDNAPESIMSFISK; encoded by the coding sequence ATGAGTAAAACAGTTAAGGATATAGTACGGTCTTTTTATGAAACAGATCTTATTCATAATACTGAAGCCTTTTCTGAGTATTTACATCCCGAAATTGAATTATATTGGAATAGCAGTTTTGGGTTTAACAAGAAAAATTTTAATGATATTAAGACCATGTTTAATGAAATGGCATCGTCTTTTGAAACTTTGAGATGTGAAATTAGTCACCTAATAGCCGAAGGAAATACAGTGACTATACGATATACATATTTTGTTCAAACTATCGAAGCACCAGATAAAGAAGAGCCTATAGCTCATTTTATTACAATTTGGGAACTTAAGAATGATAAATTATATAGAGGATACCAAATAAGTCAGCAAGGAGATAATGCTCCAGAAAGTATAATGTCATTTATTTCAAAATAA
- the lpxA gene encoding acyl-ACP--UDP-N-acetylglucosamine O-acyltransferase encodes MNQPLAYVHPGAKIAKNVVIEPFTTIHNNVVIGEGTWIGSNVTIMEGARIGKNCSIFPGAVISATPQDKKFNDEDTITEIGDNTTIRECVTINRGTTDRMKTKIGKNCWIMAYCHIAHDCIVGDNCIFSNNSTLAGHINVGDYVVLAGMAAVQQFCSIGNHAFVTGGSLVRKDVPPFVKAAREPLSYVGINSIGLRRRGFTTEKIREVQNIYRILYQQNYNNTQAVAIIEAEMEATPERDEVLEFIKNSQRGIMKGYFSN; translated from the coding sequence ATGAATCAACCATTAGCATACGTTCATCCAGGAGCAAAAATTGCAAAAAATGTTGTAATAGAACCTTTTACAACCATACATAATAATGTGGTGATAGGAGAAGGAACCTGGATAGGTTCTAATGTTACTATTATGGAAGGAGCACGCATAGGAAAAAACTGTAGTATTTTTCCAGGAGCTGTTATTTCTGCCACTCCTCAGGATAAAAAATTTAATGATGAAGATACCATAACCGAAATTGGAGATAATACTACGATTCGAGAGTGTGTTACAATCAATAGAGGAACGACCGATAGAATGAAAACCAAAATAGGAAAAAATTGCTGGATTATGGCATATTGCCATATAGCCCATGATTGTATTGTAGGTGATAATTGTATATTTTCTAATAACAGTACATTGGCGGGCCATATTAATGTTGGTGATTATGTTGTTTTGGCTGGTATGGCTGCGGTACAACAGTTTTGTAGTATTGGTAATCATGCATTTGTAACAGGAGGATCATTAGTACGTAAAGATGTACCTCCGTTTGTTAAAGCTGCCAGAGAGCCTCTATCATATGTTGGGATTAATTCTATAGGTCTGCGTCGAAGAGGATTTACAACAGAAAAAATAAGAGAAGTACAGAATATATATCGAATTTTATATCAGCAGAACTATAACAACACTCAGGCAGTTGCAATTATCGAAGCAGAAATGGAAGCAACACCAGAACGTGATGAGGTTTTAGAGTTTATTAAAAACTCTCAGAGAGGAATCATGAAGGGATATTTTTCTAATTAA
- a CDS encoding HD domain-containing protein — translation MKKRNKLKILNDPIYGFITIPNELIFDLIEHKYFQRLRRISQMGLSYLVYPGAHHTRFHHALGCMHLMQKAVRVLSFKGISISEEEEEALYVAILLHDIGHGPFSHAMEHSIVNEVNHESISLMFMEKINEEFNGSLTLAIQIFKGEYHRNFLHQLISSQLDMDRLDYLKRDSFYTGVAEGNINSERLITMLTVVNDELVVEEKGIYSVEKFLLARRLMYWQVYLHKTSLVAENLLIRVLKRAKELVEKGTGLKASEALTFFLENKITAENFTTEVLETFSRLDDYDIISAMKEWSRSEDFVLSMLSSMIIDRDLLKIKIKKKPFQSHKKENHIEKFKKQYKISDEEARYFIFEGTISNQAYHLNKQNINILYKSRKIVDVVKATDEFNLEALSKPVTKYFMCYPKHKH, via the coding sequence TTGAAAAAAAGAAATAAGCTTAAAATATTAAACGATCCAATTTACGGTTTTATTACGATACCTAATGAACTAATTTTCGATCTTATCGAACATAAGTATTTCCAGAGGTTGCGTCGTATATCTCAGATGGGACTCTCATATTTGGTATATCCGGGAGCACATCATACCAGATTTCACCATGCTTTAGGATGTATGCATCTTATGCAAAAAGCCGTGAGAGTTCTTAGTTTTAAAGGGATTAGCATTTCTGAAGAGGAGGAAGAAGCTCTTTATGTAGCAATCTTGTTACATGATATTGGCCATGGTCCTTTTTCTCATGCGATGGAACATAGCATCGTAAATGAGGTAAATCATGAGTCTATTTCTCTCATGTTTATGGAGAAAATTAATGAAGAATTTAACGGTAGTTTAACGCTGGCAATTCAAATTTTTAAAGGAGAATATCATCGTAATTTTTTACATCAATTAATTTCGAGTCAATTAGATATGGATCGTTTGGACTATCTGAAACGCGATAGTTTTTATACTGGTGTGGCCGAAGGAAATATCAATAGTGAACGTCTAATTACCATGCTTACTGTTGTTAATGATGAATTGGTAGTAGAAGAAAAAGGGATTTATTCTGTAGAAAAGTTTTTACTGGCCAGGCGTTTGATGTATTGGCAGGTATATCTTCATAAAACAAGTTTGGTAGCAGAGAATTTATTGATTAGAGTATTGAAAAGAGCTAAAGAGTTGGTAGAGAAGGGGACAGGACTAAAAGCTAGTGAAGCATTAACATTTTTTCTCGAAAATAAGATAACAGCAGAAAATTTTACTACAGAAGTTTTAGAAACATTTTCTAGATTAGACGATTATGATATTATTTCGGCAATGAAAGAATGGTCTCGTTCAGAAGATTTTGTTTTAAGCATGCTGTCTTCGATGATTATTGATAGAGATCTTTTAAAAATAAAAATTAAAAAGAAACCTTTTCAGAGTCATAAAAAAGAAAATCATATCGAAAAATTTAAGAAACAATATAAAATTTCTGATGAAGAAGCCCGTTATTTTATTTTTGAAGGGACTATTTCTAACCAGGCCTACCACCTTAATAAGCAGAATATAAATATTTTATATAAATCAAGAAAAATTGTAGATGTAGTTAAAGCTACAGATGAGTTTAATCTTGAAGCCCTATCAAAACCGGTAACCAAATATTTTATGTGCTATCCAAAGCACAAACATTAA
- the lpxD gene encoding UDP-3-O-(3-hydroxymyristoyl)glucosamine N-acyltransferase, translating to MIFTATQIAGILNGEIEGDETVEVSKLAKIEEGTKGSLTFLSNPKYTQYIYSTDASITIVDKNFEAESTIKTTLIRVDDAYKAFSQLLEYYNMVKMNKAGIEQPSFISETASFGENIYFGAFSYIGDNVKIGENAKIFPNVYIGDNVTIGDNAIVFAGAKIYSETIIGNNCVIHSGAIVGADGFGFTPNEKGEYSKVPQTGNVIIENNVDVGAGTTIDRATLGSTIIRTGVKLDNQIQIAHNVEIGEHTAIAAQTGIAGSTKIGKHCLIGGQVGIAGHLVIGNNVKIQAQSGIGRNIKDGEAIQGSPALGYSDFNKSYVHFKNLPKIVDRVYKLEKKINNNE from the coding sequence ATGATTTTTACAGCCACACAAATTGCGGGTATTTTGAACGGAGAAATCGAGGGAGATGAAACCGTCGAAGTATCTAAACTAGCTAAAATTGAAGAAGGAACTAAAGGTTCATTGACCTTTTTGTCAAATCCTAAATACACCCAATATATCTATTCTACTGATGCATCAATAACTATAGTAGATAAAAACTTTGAGGCAGAGTCGACAATTAAAACAACTCTTATTAGAGTAGATGATGCATATAAAGCGTTTTCCCAACTGCTGGAGTATTATAATATGGTAAAGATGAATAAAGCAGGGATAGAACAACCGAGTTTTATTTCTGAAACAGCATCTTTTGGAGAAAATATTTATTTCGGAGCATTTTCGTACATAGGAGATAATGTGAAAATTGGTGAAAATGCTAAGATTTTTCCTAATGTATATATAGGAGATAATGTAACTATTGGCGATAATGCAATTGTTTTTGCCGGTGCAAAAATATATTCAGAGACCATAATCGGAAATAATTGTGTAATTCATAGTGGAGCAATAGTAGGAGCAGACGGTTTTGGATTTACACCTAACGAAAAGGGAGAATATAGTAAAGTACCTCAGACTGGTAATGTTATAATAGAAAATAATGTTGATGTAGGAGCAGGTACAACTATTGATAGAGCTACACTAGGATCTACAATTATACGTACAGGAGTAAAACTAGATAATCAAATACAAATTGCTCATAATGTAGAAATAGGAGAGCATACAGCAATTGCAGCTCAGACAGGAATTGCAGGATCTACCAAAATTGGCAAACATTGTCTTATTGGTGGGCAAGTTGGTATTGCAGGACATCTTGTTATAGGTAATAATGTAAAAATACAAGCACAATCAGGTATAGGAAGAAATATAAAAGACGGAGAAGCTATTCAGGGGTCACCTGCTTTAGGATACTCTGACTTTAATAAATCTTATGTGCATTTTAAAAATCTTCCCAAAATTGTGGATAGAGTATACAAACTAGAGAAAAAGATAAACAATAATGAGTGA
- the sucD gene encoding succinate--CoA ligase subunit alpha, which produces MSVLVNKDSKIIVQGFTGSEGTFHAGQMIEYGTNVVGGVTPGKGGQTHLDKPVFNTVEDAVREVGADTTIIFVPPAFAADAIMEAADAGIKVIITITEGIPVADMITASNYISDKGCRLIGPNCPGVITPGEAKVGIMPGFVFKKGNVGIVSKSGTLTYEAADQVVKQGLGITTAIGIGGDPIIGTTTKEAVELLINDSETDCVVMIGEIGGQLEADAAKWIKESGTSKPVVGFIAGETAPAGRTMGHAGAIVGGSEDTAAAKKAIMRECGIHVVDSPAEIGKKVAEVLG; this is translated from the coding sequence ATGAGTGTTTTAGTTAATAAAGATTCAAAAATTATTGTACAAGGGTTTACAGGTAGTGAAGGTACTTTTCATGCAGGTCAAATGATCGAGTACGGAACAAATGTTGTAGGAGGAGTAACTCCCGGAAAAGGAGGGCAAACTCATTTAGATAAACCTGTTTTTAATACCGTAGAAGATGCAGTTAGAGAAGTAGGTGCAGATACTACAATTATTTTTGTACCACCAGCTTTCGCCGCAGATGCAATTATGGAAGCTGCAGATGCAGGAATAAAAGTAATTATTACAATTACAGAAGGTATTCCCGTTGCAGATATGATTACCGCTTCAAACTATATTAGCGATAAAGGATGTAGACTTATTGGTCCAAATTGCCCAGGGGTAATTACTCCGGGAGAAGCAAAAGTTGGTATTATGCCAGGTTTTGTATTTAAAAAAGGTAATGTAGGTATTGTATCAAAATCAGGTACGTTAACCTATGAAGCAGCAGATCAAGTTGTAAAACAAGGACTCGGGATAACTACTGCTATAGGAATAGGTGGTGACCCAATTATTGGTACCACTACAAAAGAAGCAGTTGAACTATTGATCAATGATTCGGAAACAGATTGTGTGGTTATGATTGGAGAAATTGGAGGTCAATTAGAAGCAGATGCTGCAAAATGGATAAAAGAAAGTGGAACCTCTAAGCCTGTTGTAGGTTTTATTGCTGGTGAAACAGCCCCTGCCGGACGTACTATGGGACATGCCGGAGCTATTGTTGGAGGTAGTGAAGATACTGCAGCTGCCAAAAAAGCAATTATGAGAGAATGCGGAATTCATGTAGTAGATTCTCCTGCAGAAATAGGTAAAAAAGTTGCCGAAGTACTCGGTTAG